TTCGGTATCCGCCGACCACGCCCGGGCCCGGAAGAAACTGTCCGACTTTCGCTCGCTTCAGTCCGAGGTCGGTGATCTCGAGGAGATGGCCGAGATGGCCGAAGAGGATGAGGAGATGGCGGCCGAACTGGGGTCCCAGCTCGCCTCGATCGAATCCCGTCTGGCCGAGCTCGAGGAGGACCGGCTTTTCAGCGGGACCTACGATCGAGGTGGCGCGATCGTCAGTGTGCACGCCGGAGCGGGTGGGACCGACTCCCAGGACTGGGCCGAGATCCTGCTGAGGATGTATCTGCGCTGGGCCGAGAACCGCGGCTTCACGGTGGAGATGAGGGAGGCATCGGCCGGTGACGAGGCCGGGCTGAAATCGGCCACCTTCATGCTTTCCGGGGAGAACGCATACGGGTTGATCGCCGCCGAACGCGGGGTGCACCGCCTGGTCCGGATCTCGCCGTTCGACTCATCGGCCCGGCGCCACACCAGTTTCGCCCAGGTTGACGTCGCCCCGGTGGTCGATGAGAACGTCGAAATCGAGATTGACGATGCCGACCTGCGGATCGACACCTACCGGGCTTCCGGAGCCGGTGGACAGCACGTAAACAAGACCGACTCCGCGGTGCGGATCACCCACGAACCGACCGGGGTGGTGGTGCAGTGCCAGAACGAGCGCTCCCAGACCCAGAACAAGGCGGTCGCGATGCAGATGCTCCGTTCCAAGCTGATCGAGCTGGAGGAGCGCAAGCGGGCCGAGGAAGTCAACAAGGAGCGGGGTGAGGTCAAGGACGTCGCCTGGGGCTCACAGATCAGGAGCTACGTGCTTCAGCCGTACACGATGGTCAAGGACCACCGCACCGAGTTCGAGGTCGGGGACGCCCAGCGGGTTCTGGACGGTGATATCGACGGTTTCATCCGGGAGTACTTAAACCGAACCGCCGGCTAGGGCGGGCGGGCTCAGGAACCACCAGCCGCACTCTGGCGGCGTCATATCGCTCGAAGGCTTGCCAGAGCACGGCTGGAGGCCCCTGAGCTCCGCCCGCGATATGGAGGTCCCGGGTGCAGCACCTCCCGCAGGGAACCACCCGCGGCGGTCCCTCAGCCATCGAGGGGAGGTCTGTCGCACCATGAGACTGAGAACACTCCCCTCGTGGCTGGGGCTGTGAGTTAGCGCTGAGGGACCAACCTGGTGGCCGGCGGGTCCTGTCCACGTTTTTTCTTTTGGCATTGGATCGCTCCCGCTCGGTGCCAAAAGCAAAAAACCCGGCCACCCGCCGGAGAAACCCTCATTTAGCACTCCGCACCCGAGGTGGGTCTATTCACGTTCACTGAGTTGCCGGTATCACGAACCTCGTCGAAGTTCGGTTGGTGGAAGGGCAACAAGACCCCCATCGCCCGGCCTCGCCACCCAGGTCGGAGGGGAGCCACCGGGGTCGGGTTCAGATGGCGTGCCGGGTCTGTTCCAGGTCGAGGAGGCGCTGCTTGAGGGCGGTTCCGTGGGCGCCGCCTCCGTAACCACCGGTGGTGCCGTCGGCGCGGATCACCCGGTGGCAGGGGATGATCAGGGCGATCGGATTGCGGGCCAGGGCGGTCCCGGCTGCCCGAGCCCCCCGAGGGGCACCGGCCAGTTCGGCGACCTCGCCGTAGGAGAGAGTCTCTCCATACGGGATATCGGCGACGGCCTGGAGCACCTCGCGGTTGAAGCCACCGATCAGCCGCCAGTCCAGCGGCAGCTCGAACTGCCTGAGCCGGCCGGCCAGGTAGGCGACGATCTGATCGGCGGCACGGTCGACCAGATCGCCACCTTCAGTCGGGTTCAGGCCGGTCCGGGCCATGACTTCCTCGATCACCGAATCGGGATCCTCGCCGGGCAGATCCGAGCGCAGGATTCCGGATCCGGTCGCCGCCACGGTGACCGGACCGAGCTCGGTGTCGAAGGTGATGTGGGTGAAATCGGCCACAGGCGTCCACGTCGGGACCCTGCGTGGCCCGACCGGAGACAGATTACGCCGCGGCAGCACCCGGCCGCGACCGGCTCGTAAACTGGCTCCGATGAACGACCTGCCCAACGGGACCAGAGAGCTGATCGCCACCGCTCTGGCCGAGGATCTCGGTGCCGGGGATGTCACCGCCGCCGCAACCGTCCCCGAGGACCTCAGCGCGGCGGGCCGCATCATCCAGAAGGAGGCCGGGGTCCTGTTCGGCCTGGATCTGGTCGAGGAGACCTTCCGTCAGGTCGGAGTCGAGCAGCTGGACCGCGCCTCGGAGGAGGGCAGCTGGCACCAGACCGTGCCGCAGGATGTGCTTCGCCTCCGCGGTCCGGCCCGGGCCTTGCTGGCCGGAGAGCGGGTCGCCCTCAACTTCCTGGGCCACCTGTCAGGGATCGCCACCCTGACCGCCCGGTACGTCGAGGCGGTTGCCGGAACCGACGCCCGGATCCTCGATACGAGAAAGACAACCCCGGGACTCAGGACCCTGGAGAAGATGGCGGTCGCGGCCGGGGGAGGAGTGAACCATCGCTTCGGCCTGTAC
This DNA window, taken from Solirubrobacterales bacterium, encodes the following:
- the prfB gene encoding peptide chain release factor 2, whose translation is MAEAANMESVPARIAAVTEHLVLLADYLDPAGLESEVDRLEAEMQQPGFWDSQETAASVSADHARARKKLSDFRSLQSEVGDLEEMAEMAEEDEEMAAELGSQLASIESRLAELEEDRLFSGTYDRGGAIVSVHAGAGGTDSQDWAEILLRMYLRWAENRGFTVEMREASAGDEAGLKSATFMLSGENAYGLIAAERGVHRLVRISPFDSSARRHTSFAQVDVAPVVDENVEIEIDDADLRIDTYRASGAGGQHVNKTDSAVRITHEPTGVVVQCQNERSQTQNKAVAMQMLRSKLIELEERKRAEEVNKERGEVKDVAWGSQIRSYVLQPYTMVKDHRTEFEVGDAQRVLDGDIDGFIREYLNRTAG
- a CDS encoding methylated-DNA--[protein]-cysteine S-methyltransferase, with product MADFTHITFDTELGPVTVAATGSGILRSDLPGEDPDSVIEEVMARTGLNPTEGGDLVDRAADQIVAYLAGRLRQFELPLDWRLIGGFNREVLQAVADIPYGETLSYGEVAELAGAPRGARAAGTALARNPIALIIPCHRVIRADGTTGGYGGGAHGTALKQRLLDLEQTRHAI
- the nadC gene encoding carboxylating nicotinate-nucleotide diphosphorylase, translating into MNDLPNGTRELIATALAEDLGAGDVTAAATVPEDLSAAGRIIQKEAGVLFGLDLVEETFRQVGVEQLDRASEEGSWHQTVPQDVLRLRGPARALLAGERVALNFLGHLSGIATLTARYVEAVAGTDARILDTRKTTPGLRTLEKMAVAAGGGVNHRFGLYDAILIKENHIAVAGGVAAAIAACRERSPELKIEVETETLAEVAEAIAAGPDRIMLDNMEPDLLLQAVALRDGSGAKIELEASGGVTLENVRAIASAGVDFVSIGALTHSASQLDLSMLITPIPG